The Armatimonadota bacterium genome includes a window with the following:
- a CDS encoding ribosome biogenesis GTPase Der produces the protein MSKPVVAIVGRPNVGKSTLFNRLIGRRVAIVEDVPGVTRDRIYAPAEWRGREFVVTDTGGILWGDDDPLRSRIVEQAQMAMDEADVIILVADVEQGLTGADHDLAEHLRRSRKPVFVAANKVDDASREAAAAEFHAMGFQGMFPVSAHHGRGVADLLDAVVQHLPESDSSPSYDDSTVRLAVVGRPNVGKSSLINAILGEERVIVSDIAGTTRDAIDTPFEWQGRSLVFIDTAGIKRAGKVQGSVEYYSALRAMRAMERSDVALLVIDASAGLTDGDKRVAGYTRDAGLACVVVVNKWDLAPDRSPAARREMERIIREEMPFLDYAPVAFTSAVQRKGMDVAIDCAMVAYDNYNRRIPTGELNRLLREWVDSRPLTRKGRDLKVYYATMSRVRPPTVTIFVNDPALMHFSYERYLVNQLRRQFGFAGTPVVLQVKRAKGDLDPVSPAKGGKGGR, from the coding sequence ATGTCGAAACCGGTCGTCGCGATCGTGGGCCGTCCCAATGTGGGAAAGTCCACGTTATTCAACCGCCTCATCGGCCGGCGCGTGGCCATCGTCGAGGATGTGCCGGGCGTCACGCGCGACCGCATCTACGCTCCGGCAGAGTGGCGGGGCCGGGAGTTCGTCGTGACGGACACCGGCGGCATTCTCTGGGGCGACGACGATCCGTTGCGCAGCCGGATCGTGGAACAGGCGCAGATGGCCATGGACGAGGCGGACGTCATCATCCTTGTGGCCGATGTGGAGCAGGGGCTGACGGGCGCGGATCACGACCTGGCCGAGCACCTGCGCAGGAGCCGCAAGCCGGTTTTCGTCGCGGCCAACAAAGTGGATGATGCTTCCAGGGAGGCCGCCGCTGCGGAGTTCCACGCGATGGGATTTCAGGGGATGTTCCCCGTCTCGGCGCATCACGGACGTGGCGTGGCGGACCTCCTGGATGCCGTCGTGCAGCACCTGCCAGAGTCCGACAGTTCCCCCTCTTACGACGATTCCACGGTACGCCTTGCAGTGGTGGGGAGGCCCAATGTCGGCAAATCCTCCCTTATCAACGCCATTCTGGGCGAGGAGCGGGTCATCGTGTCGGATATCGCGGGGACCACGCGCGACGCGATAGATACCCCATTCGAGTGGCAGGGACGCAGCCTGGTCTTCATTGACACCGCCGGCATCAAGCGCGCCGGGAAGGTGCAGGGCTCCGTGGAGTACTACTCCGCGCTCCGAGCCATGCGGGCGATGGAGCGCTCGGACGTGGCGCTGCTGGTTATAGACGCGTCAGCCGGTCTGACGGACGGAGACAAGCGTGTGGCCGGGTACACCCGCGATGCCGGGCTGGCTTGCGTGGTAGTGGTGAACAAGTGGGACCTGGCGCCCGACCGTTCTCCCGCGGCGCGCCGCGAGATGGAGCGCATCATCCGGGAGGAGATGCCATTCCTGGATTACGCTCCGGTGGCTTTCACGTCGGCCGTGCAGCGCAAAGGAATGGATGTGGCCATTGACTGCGCGATGGTGGCCTATGACAACTACAACCGCCGCATCCCCACAGGTGAGCTGAACCGCCTCCTTCGCGAATGGGTGGACAGCCGCCCTCTCACGCGCAAAGGCAGGGATCTCAAGGTCTACTACGCGACGATGAGCCGGGTGCGTCCACCGACGGTCACCATCTTCGTGAACGATCCCGCGTTGATGCACTTCTCATACGAGCGCTATCTGGTGAACCAGCTGCGAAGGCAGTTCGGGTTTGCCGGAACGCCGGTCGTGTTGCAGGTCAAGCGGGCAAAGGGAGATCTGGATCCAGTATCTCCTGCGAAGGGAGGAAAGGGTGGGCGCTAG
- the plsY gene encoding glycerol-3-phosphate acyltransferase, whose protein sequence is MGASAIAGLLAGAYLIGSIPFALLIGFAWKRVDIRKYGSGNIGATNVLRVLGWPAALVCFVLDAAKGLGPVWYAQSLPDVDPLLVVGVALAAILGHNFSVFLGFRGGKGVATSLGVLIAIAPHIAGLVFFLWVLVVVVTRYISVASILAGVSVPVLMLLSSHLQDTYWGRPVPQEYLYLGLLGAGFILIKHRPNLVRLMNGTEPRVGQRISVERSGEAAESRGGRG, encoded by the coding sequence GTGGGCGCTAGCGCAATAGCCGGGCTTCTGGCCGGGGCCTATCTCATCGGGTCCATCCCGTTCGCGCTGCTGATCGGCTTTGCCTGGAAGCGCGTGGACATCCGGAAATACGGCAGCGGGAATATCGGCGCCACCAACGTGCTGCGGGTGCTGGGGTGGCCGGCGGCTCTCGTCTGCTTTGTGCTGGACGCGGCGAAGGGGCTGGGGCCGGTCTGGTATGCGCAGTCGCTGCCGGATGTGGACCCCCTCCTGGTGGTGGGTGTGGCCCTCGCAGCCATCCTGGGTCATAACTTTTCGGTGTTCCTGGGGTTCCGCGGCGGCAAAGGTGTGGCGACCAGCCTGGGAGTCCTGATCGCCATCGCGCCGCATATCGCCGGCCTGGTGTTCTTTCTCTGGGTGCTGGTGGTAGTGGTGACCCGCTACATCTCCGTTGCCTCCATTCTGGCGGGTGTCAGCGTTCCCGTCTTGATGTTGCTTTCTTCCCATCTGCAGGATACCTACTGGGGGCGGCCTGTTCCGCAGGAGTATCTGTATCTGGGATTGCTGGGGGCCGGGTTCATCCTGATCAAGCACCGGCCCAATCTTGTGCGGCTGATGAACGGCACGGAGCCGAGGGTGGGGCAAAGGATTTCCGTCGAGCGGTCTGGCGAGGCTGCGGAAAGCCGGGGAGGCAGAGGATGA